Proteins found in one Schistocerca serialis cubense isolate TAMUIC-IGC-003099 chromosome 5, iqSchSeri2.2, whole genome shotgun sequence genomic segment:
- the LOC126481216 gene encoding keratin, type I cytoskeletal 10-like, with translation MNKYLVVLAGVLVVLALVQGHHEPGHVGDDSTDGGSEGGSSGGATSRGGGGSDGGSTGGGHSGIGGDHTGHHGGGSAHDHHA, from the coding sequence GTGGTGCTGGCCGGCGTGCTGGTGGTGTTGGCCCTGGTCCAGGGTCACCACGAACCGGGCCACGTGGGCGACGACAGCACCGACGGCGGCAGTGAGGGGGGCAGCAGCGGCGGCGCCACCAGCCGCGGGGGCGGCGGCAGCGATGGCGGCAGCACCGGGGGCGGCCACAGCGGCATCGGCGGCGACCACACGGGACACCACGGCGGCGGCAGCGCTCACGACCACCACGCCTAG